The Alnus glutinosa chromosome 3, dhAlnGlut1.1, whole genome shotgun sequence nucleotide sequence GGATGTGATGTTCACATATCggattaatatttttgttaccAGCAAAAACCTTAGTGAATTACAGTCCAATACGTCCGCCATTTATGGTAGCATTTTTCATTGCCAGCTCTTCCTGCTTGTCAAGTTCTTGAATCTTTACTGAGCtcctaattttaaaatatatgtttctttCGGGAAACAGTATAATATAAGGTTGAAGTTTTTATAaggatttacaatttttttacacaaaCTACGAATTTAACATGAACCCAATATGAAATTAACGGGACTATAGCCGAAAAGTttgacttatttaataaattggttGTATTATATTTGACCAATATAGTTTTATACTGGTCCCCATCGATACAACAGAATCCGCCACTCCTAATTTTTCTTCgtctcttcttctcttcaaaGTTAAAGGTCTTTTCTAGATGGTTACTCATCATTCCCTAGGGAGGACTCCATCTGGTTGAAGGTCGGTGGAGGTTTGGacttttttgagttttgatCCTGGGTGGGTTAGGTGGGTGTCATGGTGTGGCATGGGGTGGTAAAAGGGTAGTAAACACTGAGCCGccgaagaaaaaagaaaaaaaaaaaagaaaaagaaaaagaaaaaggagaaataGCTATTGTTTACAAATATGCCTCAAGCTAATGATTAAGATCCAAAAAGTCTCACCTCTTAATtagattccttttttttttcttcatattttcacAGCAGCTAACACTCAAAAATCAAATCTAAACAACGAAATACAAACTTTGAGCtgtaaaattaatttcaatgaaTGAAAAACTTTTATGGGGCGTTTGAATGGGGGGCAAGTTTTAGGATTCTTTAAGACTTCTAAAAGACCTCGTCCACCCAATTGCACTTTACTGGGAATGTGCCATGTGGATTCCCCTTATAGAGAAGGGAggatcacatttttttttggaccttggaaatgttttctttcttttaaataacAATATATTCACATcacttatatttttaataataatgtgTTAAGCCTTTTTGACTTTTCGATGCTAttatttagtttcttttttcttttttaatcaataCTGTTATGGCTATACCAAAAAAAGAGTTggtatgtgaaaaaaaaaaatgttgattttcatTATAACGTACGTTATCCCAATTGTATTGAAGTCGTACATTaatctattaaataatattattatttaaaatcaGCCATTTTATAAATACGATAATGTGATAATGAAAATCAGTCATTTTATAACTCTTATAcaattctaatatatatatattttttttaaaatcaactattggatATGTAAGATCCACACgtaggaaaacagatccaataatgtgagagatagtagaGAGAATGTAGgaccctaatttttattttttttttcacaatatTATTGATTCACGTAGACAAATGTTGGATATGAGTAgaatgagagtgtacaaccaaacatttctcttgataaaaaagttgttaaagttgtataggtgttatcatttctcttattcctTTTACAAGCTCTTTGTTGATCCAAATGCTGATTTTCACTACCATATTATCGATCATAGTTGGACGATGATCATGGTTTGACGATAATCATATAACAATATACAAAATagtattactaaaaaaaatgttaattttcaCTAGCACGTCATCCTAATTGTATTAAAATCGTATATCAATCTATCAAATAgcattattatttaaataataatcttTTTCAAGAATTTCTTTATTAAGAGGAGATAAAAATgatagaattatatatatatatatagtgttcaTCAAAAATTTGAATCTAGATGCATGTGAATGCTAATAGCAAAGCAATGAGGCCATCTATTCTGTCATTATATCTCGAATCGTACCTGAGGAATATTGTACAATTTTCCTCAACTAATTAACATCATGGTGTACAATTTTCTTAGAGAGATCTGTCCACCGTTTGAATTTTAGAAAGAAGACAAACGCAGACTACGATTaagtcaaaaaaacaaaaaattaaattattttttattttttattttaaaaaaaaagagagtatatATATCAATATGATTACTAgatatttgtgtatatataagcGATTAAATAGTTATTAGTTTTCAggtttataaattgttaaatcGCATTAATCACATAcctatttcttaattttaaagGAGAAGAATTAGAAATCATAATTAActtatactccgtttgtttcggcgtaaaatggtttctaaaaaatgatttcggcatttttttatgtttggtagggacgaaaataataatcaactagaaaatgatttatgtttgaccaaaaatatttagtaaatttcgtaaaatgatttacatttttttaaaacgtaaatcattttccctaGACGGTAGACGCATTCGACCAtcttttaaacgacacagtcaactttcacgttcaagcagtcgaTCACCACTGGAATCTGGCCGGTGTCGAAATCCGACAACGTCCGGTCACTGTCGCCGAATTCcggcacaaatggccagattcctgCCACTTTCGCCGGAATTTGACCAACCTAGATTCTGGCCTTTATCTTGGATTCCGACAATAATAGCTGAAATCTAGTGAAAGTGGTAGGAATCCTGCCGGTCAGTGACAGAATCTTGTTATCGacgatttttaattttattttacattaatatttatatgttgtgaataaaaattgatttttataaattaatatgattgaatgaaaatataaaaaatatttgtgatttttcatatgcaccaaacaccgaaaaatgctttcagcgaaaaacattttcctgaaaaattaCTTCTCTAAAAAGTTAAAACAATTTTACGATGAAAAcaattttacgtcgaaataaacggagTATAAATAGATGGGTTTGTAATGTGATCCGagagaaaatttaaattatgagtTAActcaaaaggggaaaaaaatatgGATGAAAACTCAAGAGGGACATCCATACATGTGTAATAATGAgactataaataaattaaatatcttACACTTAgagctaataattttttacatgacccaCAAATTTGACATAAACCAAACAATAAACTAACATGTTAGAATTGAAAGGTCTAACCCATTTATTTAAGTAGGTTGAGTTAGAGTTAActtatatatagtcttatagtACTTATGTCTTGACACGACTTAAACCCAACATACGACATTTAagactgaaatttttttataagaccAACGAAcctaacataaaattaaatgagtcaagttATATAttgttgacttatatagtcttatatataGTCATGACTCAAAAGAACCCAAGCTCAAAACGTGAATAGGAATTACCACCCTTACACGTAATCATATATGGTAGGTTTCAAATTtacaaattgttaaatcatattaattacACATCTATTAGAATTATCTAAAATGATAAGATGGCAATGTGACGAGTGATGAGGAGAATTTAGAAATGGTTAGACCCCTTCTTGAATTGGTCTTTACCCAATTTTCGTTGATTCATGACTGTCTAAGGTTCAAACTTCAAACATATCAGTACGTAAGACATTGAAAATCAAATTTCCTGTTTTCGGGATTATTTAATTTACTTTGGTCAATCAAATTCTCGGGAGCCCCCGAGTTTGACGATCATGCTCATGCTCCTGCTCTAATATTGACGCAAAGAAGTATATTATTATTAGCTTATATTTATGAACATACAGTAAATACTGGTTACAATGAAGTAGTAAATGAAACAATGAAGTCGTAAATGAAAATGTAGCTCTAGCTTATCGTCGTCTTGCGTTGACAATATCTAGCTAGTTAGCCATGGCGGCCAAAGACAAGGAGAACATGCAGTCTAATTAAGTGATCAAAGAGCTAAGGAACCGTACGTGCTCTGGTCCAGACTGGAAATGGTTCCTGGACTCAGAAGAGGGAAAGAAAACCAATTATGAGACGTGGGAGGCTGATTCATCATCCCAAGCGAAAATGGCGACTCTTCAGTGCTATCAGACATTTTCTGGGATTTCATGATTTCCTGTGTATGTGTTCCAGACATCATGTCCTGAGGGTACGCTGCCCAGAACGGTACTGTTTTTGCTGTAGGAAGCTGGAGCTGCTCATGCGGAGGCTCTGCAGACGATGGCGGCGGCGCGAGAACATTGAGCGGAGGAGGCGCCGCGCTTTGAAGACGCCGAGGCTGGAACTCGGTTGCACCGGTGAGCTTCTGGACAACGTCCCGGAAGTTAACGGGATCCACCTTGTATATTCTAGGCGGTTTTGGAGGCAGCGGTGGCGCTACAGCCGGCTTCTTCCCTGGCTTTGCTGGAGACTTTCGAACTGTATGGAGTACTGAGGAATGCAAAGAGTTAGCCTTTGCTTTCGGTGTCGAGTACGTAGACGAGGATGAAGAAGAGTAAGAAGAATACGCTTCCATATCTGATATCTGAAGGTTTTGTTGTGATCTGAGCGGGGAATATGAGGAAATTATGAGAATGGATCAAATTAAGGGTA carries:
- the LOC133864447 gene encoding uncharacterized protein LOC133864447 — its product is MEAYSSYSSSSSSTYSTPKAKANSLHSSVLHTVRKSPAKPGKKPAVAPPLPPKPPRIYKVDPVNFRDVVQKLTGATEFQPRRLQSAAPPPLNVLAPPPSSAEPPHEQLQLPTAKTVPFWAAYPQDMMSGTHTQEIMKSQKMSDSTEESPFSLGMMNQPPTSHNWFSFPLLSPGTISSLDQSTYGSLAL